One part of the Raphanus sativus cultivar WK10039 chromosome 7, ASM80110v3, whole genome shotgun sequence genome encodes these proteins:
- the LOC130497474 gene encoding LOW QUALITY PROTEIN: E3 ubiquitin-protein ligase SINA-like 1 (The sequence of the model RefSeq protein was modified relative to this genomic sequence to represent the inferred CDS: inserted 1 base in 1 codon): MSLKVDLRICKWQNRKKDGLTFLKGVCTKKECGFSLCYCPAPNCSYAGVYKRSLQSFDANHKDAWNRFVCGFIHTPCLSTGSKIAVLQEHKDGSLVVLQCFELPQGMSVTVNRIAPSAPGVGKFSFSLTYSMGRHTMTFGSREMNRIQRVSFQTPQDNFMLIPSFLNPPLXVKNLRICIRRLEKEKAGEEEEEEVEEEDVEVEVGNNVRRSAREKKANSKYQNKIK, from the exons ATGTCACTTAAAGTTGATCTAAGGATCTGTAAATGGCAGAATCGTAAAAAAGATGGGTTAACTTTTCTGAAAGGAGTTTGCACCAAAAAAGAATGTGGTTTCTCTCTTTGCTACTGTCCTGCACCTAACTGCAGCTACGCTGGCGTGTACAAAAGATCTCTACAGTCATTCGATGCTAACCACAAGGATGCATGGAACCGTTTCGTGTGTGGCTTTATCCACACGCCATGTCTGAGCACAGGTTCGAAGATTGCAGTCCTTCAGGAACATAAAGATGGTTCTTTGGTTGTCCTTCAGTGTTTCGAGTTGCCACAAGGAATGTCTGTGACTGTGAATCGTATAGCTCCATCTGCTCCAGGAGTCGGGAAGTTCTCCTTTAGTTTGACCTACTCGATGGGACGTCACACTATGACATTTGGATCAAGGGAGATGAATAGGATTCAGAGAGTGAGCTTCCAAACTCCTCAGGACAACTTCATGTTAATTCCTTCCTTTTTGAATCCACCGC AGGTGAAGAACTTGCGTATTTGCATCCGCCGgctagaaaaagaaaaagctggtgaagaggaagaggaagaggtggAAGAGGAAGATGTTGAGGTTGAAGTTGGAAACAATGTTCGCAGATCAGCTCGTGAGAAGAAGGCTAACtccaaatatcaaaacaaaatcaagTAA